Below is a genomic region from Vitis riparia cultivar Riparia Gloire de Montpellier isolate 1030 chromosome 16, EGFV_Vit.rip_1.0, whole genome shotgun sequence.
AATTCACTAGTTGAACCCTGTTTAGAGGATGAAGATGTTGGTGGTGATGCCTTGGAACTTCCACATGCCCTTGACAAAGGACTTCCACACAATCCCGGGTTCCCATCAAAGGAAGCATTTGGAAATGTTGTAAATTGATTTCCTTGTGGTATAGGCCCCGTCAGATGATTATGAGACACATTGAAGAATGCAAGGAATGTTAGCCTTGTTAGTTGCAAAGGGATCTCTCCTGAGAGCTGGTTCTGGGAAAGATCCAATGACTCCAGCTGTGTTAGGTCCCCCAGGGAGGATGGGATATGGCCAGTAAGATTATTGCTGCCAAGGTTCAGCAAATGAAGCCCATTGAGGTTCCCAACGGAGGTTGGAATTTGTCCTTTGAAATTGTTGCCTGAGAAATCAATTGCTATGAAAATATCAGGGATCTTCTCATAAAACCTCTGCATACCTCTATTTGTCATTGTCATTGAGTACATGTAACGGACCCGGGCAGTCCATCCATACCCTGGGATTTGAAACTCTGGGCGTGCCTGCATGTACCTAAGGTCGTTTGCAATATCTGTAAGTTTCATGGCATCCCAATTTTGGAAATACTCTGATGGCAAATCACCTATAAACTTATTGTCAGAGAGGTCGACGATGCGCAACTTGGGAAACCTGAAATTGGAGTGCCAGCTCCCTATTGCACCATGGAATCTGTTGGATCTCAAAATAAGAACCTGTAGTTGTGGGAGGGCTCCAagccaaaaagggaaaatatcaTCGATTTGATTGTTTCCGAGAACAAGGTGCTCGAGCATCATGCAATTGGCAAATGATCTTGGTATTTGGCCTTGGAATTGATTTTCACCTAAATCAATCACCCTCAAATTGTTTGGCACTGTGCATGTTTGAGGAATGGGGCCATCAAGGCTGTTGCTTCCCAGATCCAGTACGGACAGAGATTTGCTCAAGTTGGCCAGACATTGGGGAATCCTGCCACTCAAATTGTTACTAGACAAATCAAGTAACATAAGAGAACTCATCTTGCAAATAAGTGGCGAAATTTCTCCGGTCAGTTTATTTCCAGAGACTGAATATCCTCTGGTTGATGGTGGTGGAATTGGAAGTGGTCCTTGCAACATgttaaaatcaagttttaaactGCGTAACCTGGACCATGGAAGCACAACTGGATGTTGGTCAAAGCCGGTTAAAAGGTTTCCAGAAAGGTCAAGAGCCCCTAGGTTTTCTTGGCTTATGTTCCAAATCCACTTTGGAATTAGACCATGAATTTTATTATTGGCGAGGGAGAGCACCTCCAATTCATCTTGGTTTTGCAGGAAATCAGGAAACTCAGTTAAGTTGCATGAATCCAAccctaaaagcttaaatttaGGGAGAGTAACATTGGTTCTGGTGTAACCGAGCAATGATAACCTGTTGTTTGATAATTGGAAACTGGTGAGGTTTTTGAGCTTAAGTAACATGTTAAGTTCCACTGTCCCATTCAAGGAATTGTCTGCTAcagaaagaaattgaagatttACAAGTTCAAATAATGAACTTGGGATTCCACCTTCTAAATTGTTTGTCCCAAGATCTAATATAGTTAATTGGGTGAGGTTCATGAGCCAAGATGGGATCTGACCACTCAATTGATTCCTTGCAAGAGTCAGAGTAGTTAGTTGACTCATATTTACAAGAGAGAATGGGATTTCtccaattaaatttatttggcGGAGATACAAAGCAGTGAGTTTTGTTTGCTCACCAAGCCAAGCAAGGGTCCCAAGAGtgaaattattgaaagaaaGGTCTAAATAAGTGAGTTGGGTAAGATTTGCCATGGAAGAAGGAATTTGGCCACTAAAATAGTTATTTTGAAGGTCTAAATAGGATAACTGGGGAAGGTGACCAAGTGGAGATGGAACCGACCCAGTGAAATTGCATAACCTGATAtccaactcagtcaaagaaccAAGCCTCCCAATTGAAGTTGGTAACTCACCAGAAAAACTTGTATTAGTAAGACGCAATATTTTTAACGGACTGGTTTCCTGAAATTCAGGCAAATACCCAATCAGATCTGGATTGTGACTCACACTAAGAAACTTAAGGCTTGGTAGCTGAAAAATGTTCACTGGGAATTCACCATGCAATCCACATCCTCTGAGAAAGAGAGTTGTCAAACAAGATAAATTTTCCAACTCATGAGGTATTGTTGAAGAAATGTTCACCTGGCTTAGCTGAAGTTTCTTTAAGTGGGCTAAGTTCTGAACCAGATTTCTCAAGCTTGGCTTTTGAAGCTGCAACATTGGGTTTCCCGAGAGATCAAGGAAAACCAATTTGGATAGTGCTAAGAGTTCCGATGGGATTTGGCCGGCGAATGCAGAATCAGAGAGATTGAGACTTCTAAGCCTTAAAAGCTGACCAACACCAAATGGGATCTCAGAGTAATTGAAATCATTATCAGAGAGGTCAAGCCTCCGGAGATGAACAAGACTGAAGAGGGTGTTGCTGGAGTTGATAGAACCATAGAGACAACTGCTGGCAAGGTGAAGGCCGATCACATGGCCAGTCTCCCTGTCACACTCAACACCATCCCAAGAGCAGCAATCACTTCCTTCTTCTCCATGGGATTTCCACATTGCAACTTTTGGATAAGCAGAAGGATCACCAGAGGCATGCCCATCAATCAAAAAGCTTTGCTTGAACTGAAGCAAGGCAGAGCTCTCACTATCATGGCACAGTGGCTGCTGCATAAAAGAGGAAGAGTCAGCCACCACTGGATAAAAAGATGAGAGTAAAAGGAGAAAGCGCATGAACATGAAGAGACACAAAGTTGAGCCCATATTTTCTATGGATGATAAGAAAGCAAATGGGAGTGACAAGGGTTCACAGCCAGGATCCATAGTCTTATATAGTAATGAGCAATGTGCATTGAATGCAATCCAGTAGACCAGTCTGCCcataaattttaaaccatttcAGAATTTGCCCTTCTATGAGTccctattattaatattaaaaatctgACTCACAAGTCAACTCGTCTCCGTAGGCTTAGGGGTGGCATTAAGCAAAATctctatttattaaatgaacTATCTCTCTCTTTTATTGGTGACTTGATAGAAGCTCTGGTGGAGCCGAAATTTCCATTAGTGATGAGACCGGGAAAAGATTATTCGGAAGAGTGGAAAGGCACCCACAAGCTGCAGAGACACTGATAGCTACCCAGTATGGCAAAATTATACATAGATATATGGTTCTAGGATAAGCCCCTTGCCAAGTCTTGGTCACCACAAAAAATCCCACTAACATGTCCAAGTAGTCTCCATAAGGTTAGGAACTTCAAGCAACATTTCACACCACATCGTTTTAGAATGTTGGGTCAACCTGTCTTCATTTGGAGTCATGCACACTCTTTTTCAAAGCTCAAGCAGAAAATGTGTAGAGAACAGCAGAAACTAGCAAATGGATCGAGACACATTTATGCTCATAATTGATCCAACTGACAAGCTCAAAGGGAGGGCCAAAGGTCAAGACACATGCAAAAGACCAATCCAATGGTCACACATCCCTTTGGAATTCTAACACAGAAATGGAACTATACCTGTTTGGAGTTTCTGGTTCGATGTCCTGGTCCATGGTGT
It encodes:
- the LOC117933229 gene encoding receptor-like protein 7, with translation MDPGCEPLSLPFAFLSSIENMGSTLCLFMFMRFLLLLSSFYPVVADSSSFMQQPLCHDSESSALLQFKQSFLIDGHASGDPSAYPKVAMWKSHGEEGSDCCSWDGVECDRETGHVIGLHLASSCLYGSINSSNTLFSLVHLRRLDLSDNDFNYSEIPFGVGQLLRLRSLNLSDSAFAGQIPSELLALSKLVFLDLSGNPMLQLQKPSLRNLVQNLAHLKKLQLSQVNISSTIPHELENLSCLTTLFLRGCGLHGEFPVNIFQLPSLKFLSVSHNPDLIGYLPEFQETSPLKILRLTNTSFSGELPTSIGRLGSLTELDIRLCNFTGSVPSPLGHLPQLSYLDLQNNYFSGQIPSSMANLTQLTYLDLSFNNFTLGTLAWLGEQTKLTALYLRQINLIGEIPFSLVNMSQLTTLTLARNQLSGQIPSWLMNLTQLTILDLGTNNLEGGIPSSLFELVNLQFLSVADNSLNGTVELNMLLKLKNLTSFQLSNNRLSLLGYTRTNVTLPKFKLLGLDSCNLTEFPDFLQNQDELEVLSLANNKIHGLIPKWIWNISQENLGALDLSGNLLTGFDQHPVVLPWSRLRSLKLDFNMLQGPLPIPPPSTRGYSVSGNKLTGEISPLICKMSSLMLLDLSSNNLSGRIPQCLANLSKSLSVLDLGSNSLDGPIPQTCTVPNNLRVIDLGENQFQGQIPRSFANCMMLEHLVLGNNQIDDIFPFWLGALPQLQVLILRSNRFHGAIGSWHSNFRFPKLRIVDLSDNKFIGDLPSEYFQNWDAMKLTDIANDLRYMQARPEFQIPGYGWTARVRYMYSMTMTNRGMQRFYEKIPDIFIAIDFSGNNFKGQIPTSVGNLNGLHLLNLGSNNLTGHIPSSLGDLTQLESLDLSQNQLSGEIPLQLTRLTFLAFFNVSHNHLTGPIPQGNQFTTFPNASFDGNPGLCGSPLSRACGSSKASPPTSSSSKQGSTSEFDWKFVLMGYGSGLVIGVSIGYYLTSWKHEWFMKTFGKRQRKWTRKERRRHRG